A DNA window from Gigantopelta aegis isolate Gae_Host chromosome 4, Gae_host_genome, whole genome shotgun sequence contains the following coding sequences:
- the LOC121371560 gene encoding lysoplasmalogenase-like protein TMEM86A — translation MEPETDVRSAQTTNSGNSRRFNMQKVFDKDLLPFFALVVVYFIIYNPVLQLPPENLTAAFFKVLPVWYLLFFVYFRSYRIQQDKYARHFICGLLASSLGDASLIWREALFIPGMIFFAVAHIFYLFGLSKTVNRTVLKRTQTLFALIYFFLYLFISFGIENHVMKTLVFIYSGCIVAVGWLATARYLHDQSMAGLFGVIGAFLFTFSDFIIATNKWRFPVPLSGLLIMISYYSAQLCLTLSTVHY, via the exons ATGGAGCCAGAAACAGATGTCAGATCCGCGCAGACGACCAACTCCGGAAATAGCAGAAG GTTCAACATGCAGAAAGTGTTTGACAAAGATCTCTTGCCGTTCTTCGCTTTAGTGGTGGTATACTTCATCATATATAATCCAGTCTTGCAGTTACCGCCAGAAAACCTGACCGCTGCCTTCTTCAAAGTGCTTCCTGTTTGGTACTTATTGTTCTTTGTCTACTTCCGATCATACAGAATTCAGCAGGATAAATATGCTCGCCATTTCATCTGTGGATTGCTCGCTTCTAGCCTGGGCGACGCAAGTCTCATTTGGAGAGAGGCGCTTTTCATTCCAGGAATGATATTCTTTGCAGTGGCTCACATCTTCTACCTCTTTGGACTGTCGAAAACGGTGAACAGGACAGTCTTGAAGCGGACACAAACACTGTTTGCACTTATATACTTTTTCTTATATCTGTTTATTTCATTCGGAATTGAGAACCATGTGATGAAGActcttgttttcatttattcagGATGTATCGTAGCCGTTGGTTGGTTGGCGACAGCGAGGTACCTACACGACCAATCGATGGCAGGCTTATTTGGTGTAATTGGGGCATTCCTCTTTACTTTTTCTGACTTTATTATCGCAACCAACAAATGGAGATTTCCCGTGCCACTGTCAGGATTGTTGATTATGATTTCGTACTATAGTGCACAGTTGTGTCTTACACTCAGCACAGTTCATTATTAG
- the LOC121371561 gene encoding lysoplasmalogenase-like protein TMEM86A, whose product MAGHLKDLKLLPFYVTTGLFFWFAQPLTEHPEETVTSAILKVLPIWSLAFYVYTKHLASGKNESPYPSAFFVGLLLSSIGDILIVWHETLFDLGVAVFAAAHAFYLIGILSRYKGGASSTKLMYNLVILSFLLFVVGDIETRVDKVMCVVYFSFLGYIAWLTSAHDENEKSTSSFYARLGMCIFLLSDFVITTNRVMTSLPCCEFFVMVTYYAAQCCLALSTVQ is encoded by the coding sequence ATGGCAGGTCATCTGAAAGATTTGAAGTTACTTCCGTTTTACGTCACTACCGGCCTCTTCTTCTGGTTCGCACAACCTCTGACCGAGCATCCAGAAGAAACCGTGACTTCCGCCATCCTCAAAGTGTTACCTATTTGGTCGTTAGCGTTCTATGTGTACACGAAACATCTAGCCAGCGGTAAGAACGAAAGTCCTTACCCTTCGGCATTCTTCGTTGGCCTCCTGCTGTCCAGTATTGGAGACATTCTGATAGTCTGGCACGAGACTCTGTTCGACCTCGGAGTGGCGGTGTTTGCTGCCGCGCATGCGTTCTATCTGATCGGGATCCTGTCGAGATACAAAGGTGGAGCTAGTTCAACGAAGCTGATGTACAACTTGGTTATTCTATCATTCCTCTTGTTCGTTGTGGGCGACATAGAGACACGCGTGGACAAGGTGATGTGCGTCGTGTATTTTTCTTTCCTGGGATACATAGCCTGGCTGACCTCGGCACACGACGAGAACGAAAAGTCCACGTCTTCCTTCTATGCGCGGCTGGGAATGTGCATCTTTCTATTGTCGGATTTCGTCATCACGACAAACAGAGTGATGACGTCACTGCCGTGCTGCGAGTTCTTCGTCATGGTGACGTACTATGCTGCTCAGTGCTGCCTCGCGCTCAGCACGGTACAATAA